A segment of the Terriglobales bacterium genome:
CTCGCGCTCGGGACGCCCCTTCTCGGTGGTGCTCATCGACCTGGACAAGTTCAAGGAAGTCAACGACACCATGGGCCACCTGGAGGGCGACCTGGTGCTGGCGCGGGTAGGACGGCTGCTGGAACAGAAGTGCCGACAGTCGAACGTGGTGGCGCGCTACGGCGGCGACGAGTTCGTGATCCTGATGCCGGAGACCGGGGTGGAGCAGGCGCAGATCCTCTCCGAGCGCCTGCGGCTGTGGATCGCCACCGATCCCATGCTCAACGAGCGCCACATCACCGGCAGCTTCGGCGTGGCCACCTTCCCGCTGCACGGGGCCAGCGTGGAAGACATCGTGCGCGTGGCCGACGCCGGCATGTACGTCTCCAAGCACGCGGGCGGCAACCGCGTGGCCACGGCGGAAGAGTTCGCAGAGGGCGAGGGCGTGGCCCTGCAGCGGCAACTGGTCACCAGCTACGTGGAGGGCTTCCTGCATCGCGAGCACCTGGGTCCGGATTGCGCCGACGACCTGGTGGCCACGCTGCGCAAGCTGGGCGCCGCCATCAAGGACGGCAGCAGCGCGCAGGCGCTGATGGACGCCATCCGCGCGTTGACGCGGGCGGCCGAGACCCGCGAAGCCCACGCCCTGGGCCACGGCGAGACCGTGGCCCGCTTCGCCGAGGCCATCGGCAAGGAGCTGCGCTTACCCCACGACGAACTCAGCGACCTGGCCTTCGCCGCTCTGGTCCACAACGTGGGCAAGATCCTGATCCCGGAGCGCCTGCTCAACAAGGCCGGCGCCCTCACCCAGGACGAGTTCTACCTGGTCAAGATGCACGCCGAACTGGGGGCGCGCATCGTGGAGACGATTCCCGGCGGCGCGCCCCTGGCGCTTCTGGTGCGCCACCACCACGAGCGCTTCGACGGCCACGGCTACCCCGAGGGCCTGGCGGGCGAGCAGATCCCGCTGGGAGCGCGCATCATCGCGGTGGCGGAGGCCTACGTCAACATGACCGCCGACCGCCCCTACGCCAGCGTGAAGTCGCCCAGCGAGGCCATGGTTGAACTGGAAAGCCTGAGCGGGACCCAGTTCGACGGCATGCTGGTGCGCATCCTCATCCGCCGGCTCAAAGGCGAGAAGGCGGCCAAGCTCTAGCGGGCTTTTCCCGGAATCTCTCATTCAGCCAGAGAAAGCCTCGGCGCTGTCCGCGAGATCCTTCGCGGGCAGAAGCCCGCTCAGGATGACGCCCTCGAAGTGAGGGCGGCTACCTCTGGCGTTTGCGCGGCTTCTTCGATTCCACCAGCAGCACCGCCACCTGGGCGAGAGCGGCATGGGCGAGGCCCAGGCCCTCCGGAGTCTTGGCCTTGACGCCCACCGCCGAAGGCGCGATGCCCAGTAGCTTGGCCACGCTGGCCTGGATCTTCTTGGCGTGAGGACCGATCTTGGGGGCGGCCAGGATGAGCGTGGAGTCCACGTTGGCCACGGCGTAGCCGGCGCGGGCGACCTGCTTCAGGGCCTCGCGGACGAAGAGGGCGGAGTCGGCGCCCTGCCACTTGGGGTCGGAGGGCGGGAAATAGCCGCCGATGTCGCCGGCGGCCACCGCCCCCAGCAGGGCGTCGGTGAGCGCATGCAGCAGGATGTCGCCGTCGGAGTGCCCGGCAAGGCCGGCCTCGTGCGGGATCACGACGCCCCCGATCTTCAGCGGGAGGCCGGGGCGGAATTCGTGCGAGTCGAAGCCGAAGCCGATTCTCATGACGAACCACCAGCCACGGATTCGCACGGATTCTCACGGATCTTTTTTCTATCATTGTCAAAGAGCAGGCGCCGGAACTGGGGACGTTCGCCGAAGTTCAACAGGAGGCCGACTTCGATCTGCGTGGAACGGAGGTAATGCAGAAGCTGAGCTTCGTGAGACTTTTCGATCGTCCTGGCAGTCTTGAGCTCCAAGAGAACTCGGCCTTCGGCGAGAAGGTCCGCACGGAAATCCCCAACCGAGTGGCCCCGAAAGCCAACCGTAATCGGGACCTCGCGTTCAACCTTCAAACCTGCATCTCGCAAGGCAATCACCATCGAGTCACGATAGATCGATTCCAAGAAACCATATCCAAGCTCGTTGTAGACGTCGTAGAAGACACCGATGATCTTCTGAGTCAGCTCTTCGTGCTTCAGGCCTGGCTTTTGGTCTTCCATGATTCCTGATCCGTGATGATCCGTGAGAATCCGTGGCCGCTTGGTTTCAGTCCCTACGAGCAGGGTCCCCGCCCTCCTGCCCCAGATAGAACTCCGCAAGGGCCAAATCGTCCGGGGTGGTGATCTTGAGGTTGCGGGCGGAGCCCATGACCACCGCCACAGTGTGTCCGGCGCGTTCCAGCAGCGAGGCTTCATCGGTGCCGGTGAAGCCGTCGGCCAAGGCCTCGTCCATGGCCTTCTTCAACAGGCCGAAGCGGAAGCCCTGCGGGGTCTGGGCCAGGACTATGTGCTGACGGGGGATGGTGGAGCTGACGATGGCGCCCTCGGCGGTGCGATCCACCTGCTTGACGGTGTCGACCGCCGGGACCCCGGCGATGGCGGCGCCGTAGCGGGTGGCGGCTTCGATCACGCTGCGGATCAGCGCAGCGTCCACGAAGGGGCGGACGGCGTCGTGCAC
Coding sequences within it:
- a CDS encoding HD domain-containing phosphohydrolase gives rise to the protein SRSGRPFSVVLIDLDKFKEVNDTMGHLEGDLVLARVGRLLEQKCRQSNVVARYGGDEFVILMPETGVEQAQILSERLRLWIATDPMLNERHITGSFGVATFPLHGASVEDIVRVADAGMYVSKHAGGNRVATAEEFAEGEGVALQRQLVTSYVEGFLHREHLGPDCADDLVATLRKLGAAIKDGSSAQALMDAIRALTRAAETREAHALGHGETVARFAEAIGKELRLPHDELSDLAFAALVHNVGKILIPERLLNKAGALTQDEFYLVKMHAELGARIVETIPGGAPLALLVRHHHERFDGHGYPEGLAGEQIPLGARIIAVAEAYVNMTADRPYASVKSPSEAMVELESLSGTQFDGMLVRILIRRLKGEKAAKL
- the ispF gene encoding 2-C-methyl-D-erythritol 2,4-cyclodiphosphate synthase; its protein translation is MRIGFGFDSHEFRPGLPLKIGGVVIPHEAGLAGHSDGDILLHALTDALLGAVAAGDIGGYFPPSDPKWQGADSALFVREALKQVARAGYAVANVDSTLILAAPKIGPHAKKIQASVAKLLGIAPSAVGVKAKTPEGLGLAHAALAQVAVLLVESKKPRKRQR
- a CDS encoding GxxExxY protein encodes the protein MEDQKPGLKHEELTQKIIGVFYDVYNELGYGFLESIYRDSMVIALRDAGLKVEREVPITVGFRGHSVGDFRADLLAEGRVLLELKTARTIEKSHEAQLLHYLRSTQIEVGLLLNFGERPQFRRLLFDNDRKKIRENPCESVAGGSS
- the ispD gene encoding 2-C-methyl-D-erythritol 4-phosphate cytidylyltransferase, translated to MKVVVVIPAAGLGTRMAASAKGRATGPPPSSKQFVELRGVPILVRTLRKFAELPQVNEIYVALRPPEIQKYQGRLEKEGFGRKLRLVEGGEHRQQSVANALAQVQADPEDIVLVHDAVRPFVDAALIRSVIEAATRYGAAIAGVPAVDTVKQVDRTAEGAIVSSTIPRQHIVLAQTPQGFRFGLLKKAMDEALADGFTGTDEASLLERAGHTVAVVMGSARNLKITTPDDLALAEFYLGQEGGDPARRD